One window of the Methylocystis parvus OBBP genome contains the following:
- a CDS encoding response regulator transcription factor produces MRVLIVDDHPIIVAGCSAMLAGEGDIEVFNARDAETGLVAFQSHKPDVTVVDIAMPGPSGLELTRRILDCDPAARIVVFSMNDDPIFAARAIEAGAKGYVTKNDDPYLLLKAVREVAEGGVFLMPKIANQLAFEKSGGAVSPLSALTGRELEILRMLGAGLGMAEIAEATQVSYKTIANSCSIMKRKLGARTPMELMKIALEQKLA; encoded by the coding sequence ATGCGCGTTCTTATCGTCGACGACCATCCGATCATCGTGGCGGGCTGTTCGGCCATGCTCGCCGGCGAAGGCGACATAGAAGTGTTCAACGCGCGCGACGCCGAGACGGGGCTCGTGGCTTTTCAATCGCACAAGCCGGACGTCACCGTCGTCGACATCGCCATGCCCGGCCCCTCCGGACTCGAATTGACGCGGCGCATATTGGATTGCGACCCTGCCGCGCGCATCGTCGTCTTCAGCATGAATGACGATCCGATCTTCGCCGCGCGGGCGATCGAGGCGGGAGCCAAGGGGTATGTCACCAAGAATGACGATCCCTATCTGCTGCTGAAGGCGGTGCGGGAGGTCGCGGAGGGCGGCGTGTTCCTGATGCCGAAAATCGCCAATCAGCTGGCCTTCGAGAAAAGCGGCGGCGCCGTCAGTCCGCTCTCGGCGCTCACGGGGCGCGAACTCGAAATATTGCGCATGCTTGGCGCGGGCCTCGGCATGGCGGAGATCGCCGAGGCGACGCAGGTCTCCTACAAGACGATCGCCAATAGCTGCTCGATCATGAAGCGCAAACTTGGCGCCCGCACGCCGATGGAGCTGATGAAGATCGCTCTGGAGCAGAAGCTGGCGTGA
- a CDS encoding cytochrome-c peroxidase: MRNLRFLVSLTVAVLAAPAWAEPLDARKLLSDAQASFQPIKPAATESTQTARAALGRRLFFENRVSMDGNVSCSHCHLPDKQATDGLPKAIGVFGKENPRNAPSIFNASLNVKQHWRGDRETLEEQAEKSLLGPASFGNPDQATAMSKLKAIPAYAEAFAKAFPDDKDPINSKNWGAAVATFERTLLTPSKFDAFLAGDAKALSPQEQAGLRKFIDTGCASCHNGPGIGGDSFQKFGVSADYWTETGSKTPDKGRADVTKNDADLYVFKVSSLRNVAKTAPYFHDGSVADLTKAVKVMGKVQLGETLSDADAAEIVAFLGSLTGAVPANYSAPEPYPDAAAK; this comes from the coding sequence ATGCGCAATTTGCGTTTTTTGGTTTCATTGACTGTGGCGGTTCTCGCCGCTCCGGCCTGGGCCGAGCCGCTTGACGCCAGGAAGCTTCTTTCCGATGCCCAGGCGTCTTTCCAGCCGATCAAGCCGGCCGCGACGGAATCGACGCAGACAGCGCGGGCCGCGCTCGGCCGTCGGCTTTTCTTCGAAAATCGCGTCTCCATGGACGGCAATGTCAGCTGCTCGCATTGTCATCTGCCCGACAAGCAGGCGACGGACGGGCTCCCCAAGGCGATCGGCGTCTTCGGCAAGGAAAACCCGCGCAACGCGCCGTCGATTTTCAACGCCAGCCTGAACGTCAAACAGCATTGGCGCGGCGACCGCGAAACGCTTGAGGAGCAAGCCGAAAAATCGCTGCTCGGGCCGGCAAGCTTCGGCAATCCGGATCAGGCGACGGCGATGAGCAAGCTGAAGGCGATTCCGGCCTATGCCGAGGCTTTCGCCAAGGCCTTTCCCGACGACAAGGACCCCATCAACTCGAAGAATTGGGGCGCGGCCGTCGCGACCTTCGAGCGGACGCTGCTCACGCCCTCGAAATTCGACGCTTTCCTCGCCGGCGACGCAAAGGCGCTCTCGCCGCAGGAGCAGGCGGGCCTGCGCAAATTCATCGATACGGGCTGCGCCTCCTGCCATAACGGCCCGGGCATCGGCGGCGACTCTTTTCAGAAATTCGGCGTGAGCGCGGATTACTGGACCGAGACCGGCTCCAAGACGCCGGACAAGGGCCGCGCCGACGTCACGAAGAACGACGCGGATCTTTATGTCTTCAAGGTCTCGAGCCTGCGCAACGTCGCCAAGACGGCACCTTATTTTCACGACGGTTCGGTCGCCGATCTGACCAAAGCCGTGAAGGTCATGGGGAAGGTCCAGCTCGGCGAGACGCTGAGCGACGCGGACGCGGCGGAGATCGTGGCCTTTCTCGGGAGCCTGACGGGAGCGGTTCCGGCCAATTACTCGGCGCCGGAGCCTTATCCGGACGCGGCGGCGAAGTAA
- the pqqA gene encoding pyrroloquinoline quinone precursor peptide PqqA, with protein sequence MTMAWTTPVIVEVCVGMEVTAYSSAEI encoded by the coding sequence ATGACAATGGCTTGGACCACCCCTGTGATCGTCGAAGTTTGCGTTGGCATGGAAGTCACCGCCTACTCGTCGGCTGAAATCTAA
- a CDS encoding formylmethanofuran dehydrogenase — protein sequence MSKASLDGKAIALDDAFKQAASILSGAKFPLVAGLGADVPGARAAILLAERLRGAFDHLASRDSLVDLDVKRSFGMFTTTANEARVRADVVILVGPGLTKQWPGMLERLALDQAPRHGTHAGQPRKVIWIGPDASEAGAVPGAKVVPASLQEIPGVLAVWRARVGGRRVNPEKIDAAKLELVDGVADTLRNAKFGCFVWASAIGLDALTVEMMQALVTDLNVTTRFTGLHIGGRSGASGVTQVAGWMTGFPPRTGFGRGYPEHDPWRFEASRLVDSGEADAALWISAFDGEAPSWSRSDIPLITLAPAGAAPSRGLYIEVGQPGVTHDAVLMAQETGGLTLRAATAPSDAPTVAQVIDAIMANVSEVAPC from the coding sequence ATGAGCAAAGCTTCGCTCGACGGCAAAGCGATTGCGCTCGATGACGCCTTTAAGCAGGCGGCGAGCATTTTGAGCGGCGCCAAATTTCCCCTCGTCGCGGGGCTGGGCGCCGACGTCCCGGGCGCCCGCGCGGCGATCCTTCTGGCGGAGCGGCTGCGCGGGGCCTTCGACCATCTCGCTTCGCGTGATTCCCTCGTCGATCTCGACGTGAAGCGCTCCTTCGGCATGTTCACCACGACCGCGAATGAAGCGCGCGTGCGCGCCGATGTCGTGATTCTTGTCGGCCCCGGCCTCACGAAGCAGTGGCCCGGCATGCTGGAGCGTCTTGCGCTGGATCAGGCCCCCCGGCACGGAACCCATGCCGGCCAGCCGCGCAAGGTGATCTGGATCGGTCCCGACGCTAGCGAAGCCGGCGCCGTCCCCGGCGCCAAGGTCGTTCCGGCGAGCTTGCAGGAAATCCCCGGCGTTCTCGCTGTATGGCGCGCCCGCGTCGGCGGCCGCCGCGTCAATCCGGAGAAAATCGACGCCGCCAAGCTCGAACTCGTGGACGGGGTCGCCGACACGCTCAGAAACGCCAAATTCGGCTGCTTCGTCTGGGCGTCCGCCATCGGTCTGGACGCGCTGACCGTCGAGATGATGCAGGCGCTCGTCACCGACCTCAACGTCACCACGCGCTTCACCGGCCTGCATATCGGCGGTCGCAGCGGCGCCTCGGGCGTCACGCAGGTCGCCGGCTGGATGACGGGCTTTCCGCCGCGCACGGGCTTCGGTCGCGGCTATCCCGAGCATGATCCGTGGCGCTTCGAGGCGTCGCGCCTCGTCGACAGCGGCGAGGCGGACGCGGCTCTTTGGATTTCAGCCTTTGACGGCGAGGCGCCGTCCTGGTCGCGGAGCGATATTCCGCTGATCACGCTGGCCCCGGCCGGCGCCGCGCCGTCGCGCGGGCTTTATATCGAAGTCGGCCAGCCCGGCGTCACCCATGACGCCGTGCTCATGGCCCAGGAGACGGGCGGACTGACGCTGCGCGCGGCCACGGCGCCGTCCGACGCGCCGACGGTCGCGCAAGTCATCGACGCCATCATGGCGAATGTTTCGGAGGTCGCGCCTTGCTGA
- a CDS encoding formylmethanofuran dehydrogenase subunit A — protein MLTVLRGGHVVDPATGKDSVGDVWFEDGRIVAPPAGGKADQEIDVSGHVVMAGAIDIHSHIAGGNVNTARLLLPELHRGIRARLANTPLSTAKWSTYETGRLYAQMGFTTVVEPAMAPHHSLQTHYELNDVPIIDKGALTVLGNDDFLLRQIRAGESESAINDYVAQTVSGTRSLGLKCINPGGCEAFKENMRAFGLDDEVPFYGTTSRQIFQTLQKATQAVGIHHPLHLHMNNLGIAGNIDTALATIDASQGLPLHLAHIQFYAYGKEGKNAFSSAAAAFAEKINANPNVTVDVGQVMFSQTVTISSDVLKQFNSMPGASPKKGAIFDGDANGGGIVPYAYKVSNYYNAIQWAAGLELFLLIKNPEQVFFTTDHPNGGPFTAYPELFALLMSAELREEMLSRLPAEVLEHTTLPSLKREYNYYEIAQMSRSGAAKLFGFKDRGTLEPGSIADIAVYKKNRDVAGMFRKAAYVYKDGELVVKDGEVSHYKRGKTLHISPRYDANINKRLDAYYEELYGLPRGIFDVPDAALPNKDAFAEVACKE, from the coding sequence TTGCTGACAGTTTTGCGTGGCGGCCATGTCGTCGATCCGGCGACGGGCAAGGACAGCGTCGGCGACGTCTGGTTCGAGGACGGCCGCATCGTCGCGCCGCCGGCCGGCGGCAAGGCCGATCAGGAGATCGACGTCTCCGGCCATGTCGTGATGGCGGGCGCGATCGACATTCACTCCCACATCGCCGGCGGCAATGTGAACACGGCGCGCCTGCTGCTCCCCGAGCTGCATCGCGGCATTCGCGCGCGCCTCGCCAATACGCCGCTCTCGACGGCCAAATGGTCGACCTATGAGACCGGCCGTCTCTACGCGCAGATGGGCTTCACGACGGTCGTCGAACCGGCGATGGCGCCGCATCATTCGTTGCAGACGCATTACGAACTCAACGACGTGCCGATCATCGACAAGGGCGCGCTGACGGTTCTCGGCAATGACGATTTCCTGCTGCGCCAGATCCGCGCCGGCGAGTCAGAGAGCGCGATCAACGACTATGTCGCGCAGACGGTGAGCGGCACGCGCTCGCTGGGCCTCAAATGCATCAATCCGGGCGGCTGCGAGGCCTTCAAGGAGAATATGCGCGCCTTCGGGCTCGACGACGAGGTGCCTTTCTACGGCACGACCTCGCGCCAGATTTTCCAGACGCTGCAGAAGGCGACGCAGGCGGTGGGCATCCATCACCCGCTGCATCTGCACATGAACAATCTGGGCATCGCCGGAAATATCGACACGGCGCTCGCGACGATCGACGCGTCGCAGGGCCTGCCGCTGCATCTCGCCCATATCCAGTTCTACGCTTACGGCAAGGAAGGAAAGAACGCCTTCTCGTCGGCCGCGGCGGCTTTCGCCGAGAAGATCAACGCCAATCCGAACGTCACGGTCGACGTCGGGCAGGTGATGTTCTCGCAGACGGTGACGATCTCCTCCGACGTGCTGAAGCAGTTCAACAGCATGCCGGGCGCCAGCCCGAAGAAGGGCGCGATCTTCGACGGCGACGCCAATGGCGGCGGCATCGTGCCTTACGCCTACAAGGTCTCAAACTACTATAACGCGATCCAGTGGGCGGCGGGTCTGGAGCTGTTCCTGCTCATCAAGAACCCGGAGCAGGTCTTCTTCACCACCGACCATCCGAATGGCGGCCCGTTCACGGCCTATCCGGAGCTCTTCGCGCTGCTGATGAGCGCGGAGCTGCGCGAGGAGATGCTGTCGCGCCTGCCGGCCGAGGTGCTGGAGCACACGACGCTGCCCTCGCTCAAGCGCGAATATAATTATTACGAGATCGCGCAGATGAGCCGCTCCGGCGCCGCGAAGCTCTTCGGCTTCAAGGACCGCGGAACGCTCGAGCCGGGCTCGATCGCCGACATCGCGGTCTATAAGAAGAATCGCGACGTCGCCGGCATGTTCCGCAAGGCGGCTTACGTCTACAAGGACGGCGAGCTTGTCGTGAAGGATGGCGAGGTCTCGCATTACAAGCGCGGCAAGACGCTGCATATCAGCCCGCGCTACGACGCCAACATCAACAAGCGTCTCGACGCCTATTACGAGGAGCTTTACGGCCTGCCGCGCGGCATTTTCGACGTGCCCGACGCCGCTCTGCCGAACAAGGACGCCTTTGCGGAGGTTGCATGCAAGGAATAG